The genomic region CCCACCAATTTAACACCCTAATCCATAGTTGTTAATTCCAACGATTCTTCTAGATGCACTACCAACTCCTCCACCGCCGCTTGCTCCCTAACTCGATTATCTTCTTGAACATTACTCATGATTTGATTGTATAGAGTGTTGATTAAGACAGGAAGATGGATACCTTTTCGTTGAAACTCCTGTTGTTAAGTTCTTTCACTTGTGCACTTAAAACAAGCACCTTTGACTGATCTTGAGAAAGAGATCAATATTCAATCCGTATCTATCATGGTAGGTAAACTCTCTACCATAGCAATAACTGCTCTTAAATGTTTAGATTCACTACTCTGCTTCCTACACTTAGTTCCATCAACCTTCTGTTTAAAGTGTGTCACTAAATACcctttaccccccccccccccacccaaaGATTAGAATCCAAGTAAAGACTAGATGGGACAAGTCCCAAAACTCCTCCATAATCGGCCTGTCCCCAGGCCTTTCCACCCCCGAATTGTCCCAAGAAAGGGAAGTACCAACTCCAACGAGAAATCAGGAAGCGAATCACTGATCCCAGCAGAAGGAACAGTTCGAACAATTAAGCAGAAGTACTGTATGAATATCACTCCCACACAAGGGAGAGAGCAGAAACTCACAAGGGACGACTCCCACAACGGAGAGAAAAGAACCCAAAATCTTTTATGTATTTCCCAAGCACCTCTCTTACAAATTAATATCCCGACACTATTTAGGAGTTCAACTTATTTGGTGACAAGGCAAACCTATTTGAACGTTTGGGATTAACACAGACATAGATGTGGGCCATTGGACCCACCATCCCCATCAACATTCAGATTGAAGCCGACGTGAACCAACCGTGTGATGCCGACAAGAGGATGCGCTTGGTGATCAGCCCAAGGAAAGGAAGTCagcaaaattaatttatatttacaGTTTTCTGTCGAATCCAGAAAAAGCCCATTTCTCACACAATGTCCCCATTCCCTTGAATTGTATATCAACAacggctctctctctctcgctctcgcTCGCGCATTTTCACAAACACGTTGCGCGGTCACAGCCAGTGCCTGAGTTCGTTCCAGATATACTGCCGCGTAGGCTCGCTCGTGCGTCCAATACGTTTGAGTTCCTGATTTAATTCAactttgatttgaaaattttcgttTCGTTGCTCTTGGGCACTAGgaagttttgaaatttgtgGAGAAATCGATTCGTTTCTCTCTGTGGGGTTTTGGGCGCCATGGCGATTGCAGCTGCAGCTGTCATCGTTCCACTGGGCCTGCTCTTCTTTGTATCAGGCCTCGTAGTCAATCTCATTCAGGTGCACCTTCTTCTGCCTCTTTGCATTCATGGGTTCTGGATTTCATTTGCTTATTGCCtagatttggttttgttttagcTCAGTTTTGTGTCTTCTGCCAtcgatttcttcaatttctgcGTGAATTCCACGAGGGTTTTGCTTCTTTTCGTTTAAGTTTCATGGGTTTGCTGTTTCTCAAGTGGGTTGTTTGGGTAGGGTATGCCTATAAGCTTGCCTGTGAATCTAGGTTTTCTTTCGACTTTGTACTTTAACCTGCAAGCTTCGTTTGATTGTGGAGAACGTTTCGGAAAAGAAACGAAGCTtaaaaatgtttattttaatcttACATGCCACCAAACCCTTTGAGCTCATTTCGTTTACTGAGTTCCAATTTGAGATTTTGGAGTTTACTTTTGTTATCTCTTTCTGTTCTTTTAGCACATACAATTGTATGTGTACATTTAtgcacatgtgtgtgtgtgtgtgtgtccattCACACACTTTTTCTTTTGAGGTTTTAGTCAATTTAGCCTAATTGGTCTGTTGTTTCAGGGGATTTGCTTCATTCTTGTTCGGCCGCTGTCTAAGAATACATACAGAAGGATCAACAGAGTGGTGGCAGAATTGTTGTGGCTCGAACTCGTTTGG from Pyrus communis chromosome 9, drPyrComm1.1, whole genome shotgun sequence harbors:
- the LOC137746246 gene encoding 1-acyl-sn-glycerol-3-phosphate acyltransferase 2-like isoform X2, with product MAIAAAAVIVPLGLLFFVSGLVVNLIQGICFILVRPLSKNTYRRINRVVAELLWLELVWLIDWWAGVKIQVYTDPETFRLMAVRLPWQHLSCNEEIIKVPSGHRVVNVVF